From one Lycium ferocissimum isolate CSIRO_LF1 chromosome 7, AGI_CSIRO_Lferr_CH_V1, whole genome shotgun sequence genomic stretch:
- the LOC132062451 gene encoding uncharacterized protein LOC132062451, whose translation MGSHTAAIQKLESQMRDISREQHPPKKGGHPSDTISNMKNGGGDVDRVFAISNRSGKILQSVEKKVANLEPINEEEEVQSDGPIIVNEVLHEEKVADISESSKVANDKSKKTVKGALRPLIQHFKSTPPFPQRLVKKKEEAKFEKFYDQLKQLSLNFPFLDAVKKMPNFAKYLKDLLTKKKTVQHETVSLTYTMTDRSIKRLVGVVDDVLVWVGKFMLPTNFVILDYAIDRDIPIILGRPFLAT comes from the exons ATGGGATCTCATACAGCGGCTATTCAAAAGCTCGAGTCGCAGATGCGTGATATTTCTAGAGAGCAGCACCCTCCTAAAAAGGGAGGACATCCTAGTGACACTATTTCGAATATGAAGAATGGGGGAGGTGATGTAGACCGTGTGTTTGCTATCAGTAATCGAAGTGGAAAAATACTCCAAAGTGTTGAAAAGAAGGTTGCTAATCTCGAGCCAATTAATGAAGAGGAAGAGGTGCAGTCTGATGGACCAATTATTGTTAATGAGGTTCTTCATGAAGAGAAAGTTGCTGATATTTCAGAAAGTTCGAAGGTGGCTAATGATAAGAGCAAGAAGACTGTGAAAGGAGCTCTCCGCCCTTTGATTCAGCATTTCAAATCTACACCTCCCTTTCCTCAAaggttggtgaagaagaaagaagaggctAAGTTCGAGAAATTTTATGATCAGCTGAAGCAGTTATCTTTGAACTTTCCATTCTTAGATGCTGTCAAGAAGATGCCTAATTTTGCTAAATACTTGAAAGACCTATTGACCAAGAAGAAGACAGTGCAACATGAAACCGTGAGTTTGACTTACACT ATGACTGATAGATCTATTAAGCGGCTGGTTGGcgttgttgatgatgttcttGTGTGGGTTGGTAAATTTATGTTGCCCACTaattttgtgattcttgattatgCTATTGATCGGGATATTCCTATTATTCTGGGAagacctttccttgctacaTGA
- the LOC132062452 gene encoding uncharacterized protein LOC132062452 yields MENFLEKVRNNYGGKTRGYNPAKQEWMQRRKNKYIKDSSGVILGEIKEGEELQEANNMIQTHNAFEFLTTEEEGVQDEEPVTKKIEDQVEIEQKQNSRNKQHKDSDMEEAEEVSSTCITPKQKHTIEKVSQSISMRRKWRTIIKMGIRDEREISTALEVINTQHEQPKSGLVGEQDLDKHSIEQNMQAVARAGDLSPKQVDKAMGRDDMFEVKIVVDHPQLLTLNLKVQEQTEEMLISIVYAKCTQTERMELWEALEDQSTTNQRPWMIGGDFNVITSEEDKYGGLPLTWALKEANILSGMGKVEMIAEFMANPLNLFHHKLKNVKTALATWSKVTFGNIFQEIETLKEMIKVHEIQFELQSTPTNRESLHKVQADLNRYLHLEEKFWKQKGGMNWFKDGDRNTTSFHAYVQGRRKRLQLKRIQNQEGNWLENQEEISQEAIRFFSAQFTKDENPTDFEILDHIPQMIFEEQSTSFGEIPSEDEVKRVVFSLNGESAPGPNSFTGIFYQSCWEIIIEDIINMAGFVKGRSIAENVLLPQEIISDNRLRTKSANVVMKLDMAKAYDRVSWIFLMKVQRKLVFQSWGVKQGDPLSPTLFILTVEVLSRNLNALNLIPQFKGYGMPNWSPKVNHLSYVDDMIIFSSEYVFSLQLIMEGLKKYENTFG; encoded by the exons ATGGAGAATTTCCTAGAGAAAGTCAGAAATAATTATGGGGGGAAGACAAGAGGTTACAATCCGGCAAAGCAGGAGTGGATGCAGAGGAGAAAGAACAAATACATCAAGGATTCTAGTGGTGTCATCTTAGGAGAAATAAAGGAAGGGGAAGAATTACAAGAAGCCAATAATATGATACAAACTCATAATGCTTTTGAGTTTCTGACAACTGAAGAGGAAGGAGTGCAAGATGAGGAACCTgtcacaaaaaaaattgaagatcaggTAGAGATAGAGCAAAAACAAAACAGTAGGAATAAACAG CACAAAGATTCAGATATGGAGGAAGCAGAAGAAGTTAGTTCAACTTGTATTACACCCAAACAAAAGCACACAATAGAGAAAGTGAGCCAGAGTATTTCAATGAGGAGAAAATGGAGAACCATCATTAAAATGGGAATAAG GGATGAAAGGGAAATAAGCACAGCATTGGAGGTCATAAACACTCAGCATGAACAACCAAAATCAGGATTGGTAGGGGAACAGGATCTTGATAAACATTCAATTGAGCAAAACATGCAAGCAGTGGCCAGAGCTGGAGATCTTTCTCCTAAGCAGGTTGATAAAGCAATGGGGAGAG ATGATATGTTTGAAGTAAAAATTGTGGTTGATCATCCCCAACTACTAACACTCAACTTAAAGGTTCAAGAACAGACAGAGGAGATGTTGATCTCAATAGTTTATGCAAAATGCACTCAGACAGAGAGAATGGAGTTATGGGAGGCTCTCGAAGATCAGTCTACAACAAATCAAAGGCCATGGATGATTGGTGGGGACTTTAATGTCATCACTTCTGAAGAGGACAAGTATGGTGGATTACCA TTGACTTGGGCTTTAAAGGAGGCAAATATACTTAGTGGAATGGGAAAAGTGgagatgatt GCTGAGTTTATGGCAAACCCTCTTAATTTATTTCATCACAagttaaagaatgtgaaaactGCATTGGCAACTTGGAGTAAGGTCACCTTTGGGAACATTTTCCAAGAGATTGAGACTTTAAAAGAGATGATTAAGGTGCATGAGATTCAGTTTGAATTACAATCTACCCCTACTAATAGGGAAAGTCTTCATAAGGTTCAGGCAGATCTTAACAGATATCTACATTTAGAAGAGAAATTTTGGAAGCAGAAAGGAGGGATGAATTGGTTTAAGGATGGAGATAGAAATACTACCTCTTTTCATGCATATGTTCAAGGTAGGAGGAAGAGGTTACAGTTAAAAAGAATCCAGAATCAAGAGGGAAATTGGCTGGAAAATCAAGAGGAGATTTCTCAGGAGGCAATCAGATTTTTCTCAGCACAATTCACAAAGGATGAAAATCCAACAGATTTTGAAATCTTGGATCATATTCCTCAGATGATTTTTGAGGAGCAGAGTACTTCTTTTGGAGAGATCCCATCAGAAGATGAAGTTAAAAGAGTGGTATTTAGCCTTAATGGGGAAAGTGCTCCAGGACCAAATAGTTTTACTGGGATTTTCTATCAATCTTGCTGGGAGATTATCATAGAAGACATTATCAACATG GCTGGATTTGTAAAAGGGAGAAGCATAGCGGAGAATGTTCTCCTTCCTCAAGAGATTATATCAGACAACAGGCTTAGAACTAAATCTGCCAATGTTGTGATGAAACTAGATATGGCAAAGGCTTATGATAGGGTTTCATGGATTTTTCTAATGAAAGTTCAAAGAAAGTTGGTTTTTCAGAGCTG GGGGGTTAAGCAAGGAGATCCTTTATCTCCTACTTTGTTTATTCTGACTGTAGAAGTTCTATCAAGGAATCTCAACGCCTTAAATTTAATTCCTCAATTTAAAGGTTATGGAATGCCTAATTGGAGCCCTAAGGTGAATCATTTGTCATATGTTGACGACATGATAATATTTTCATCAGAATATGTGTTCTCTTTGCAACTTatcatggaaggattgaagAAATATGAGAACACATTTGGATAA